A single genomic interval of Microbacterium sp. zg-Y1090 harbors:
- a CDS encoding ExeM/NucH family extracellular endonuclease, with protein sequence MTQRPLPDSARRALRRPLAALTVAATVAAGIAFAPAAHAAVSVDAPVVIAEVYGGGGNSGGAYQRDFIELANRSGAAVDLSGYSVQYASATGGTWQVTALTGQVLPAGGRLLIGQATGTDTTQPAFEADVNGSIPLSGSQGKVALVSSLTPLSGANSLVDLPQVVDFVGWGGATHFAGSAAAPGTTNAQSVSRDEAATHTADNAADFAAGAPTPQGLGTGGGDPEPEPEPEPEPTVVAIADIQGAQAESPLVGRTVTTTGVVTAHYPTGGFGGYVIQTPGTGGALDLASHRASDAVFVRAPEAVSEVALGDTVDVTGVVGEYQGLTQLSVSPGDAAVVAPAAPPVPATVGWPADPAQREALESMLVAPQGPFTVTNTYSTNQYGEVGLAAGDAPLRQPTDVARPGSPEAAAIAADNAARAVTLDDGTSINFLSAANSALTPAYVSLGEPIVVGGGVEFSEPVIVDFRNGSWKLNPIVPLTADGSGADGILFTSPRTAAPEDVGGDLSIASFNVLNYFTTLGTDTPSCVAYTDRFGDGVTVRQGCDQRGAWDAQDLQRQQDKIVAAIEQLDADVVGLMEIENSAALGEEADEATATLVDALNAASEQEKWAYIASSEDLPDLSQQDVITNAIIYQPAAVSPVGAAMALGDQSGADQAFGNAREPIAQVFEPSDGGEPFLFVVNHFKSKGSPGPWPGDADTGDGQGASNESRVRQATALRDWVADVQGDVDAVALVGDFNSYGAEDPLQVLYEAGFAGAEAAFDVATQSYSFSGLSGSLDHVLLNDAALGRATGADIWNINSGEALALEYSRFRSHGTEFYAPDVYRSSDHDPIKVGLSAEAAPTVLTLLGINDFHGRIDANTVKFAGTVEQLREGAAGDVLFLSAGDNIGASLFASSVARDQPTIDVLNALDLASSAVGNHEFDRGYDDLAGRVSDAFDAPQLGANVYLVGTDTPALPEYSLHELDGLTVGVIGTVTEETAALVSPAGIADLEFGDPVEAVNRVAAELSDGDPANGEADVLVALYHEGAGAGTPEGATLEEELAGGGAFASIVNDTAAEVDAIFTGHTHKEYAWSAAIPGTDRTRPIVQTGSYGARIGAITLTVDAETGEVAAHTERNVERTTTDDATLIAQYPRVAEVAEITRAALAAAAEIGNTGVGEVAADITTAFSGGSFVDGVWTGGTRDDRASESTLGNTVANMLRDSLADLPNGAVIGVTNPGGLRADLWDTQAEFGAAAVPGLPDGTVSFSQANAVLPFNNTLGLVTLTGEQFITMLEQQWQRDADNEIPSRPYLQLGLSDNVSYTFDPALPEGERITSVTVDGQPIDPAAEYRIGTFSFLASGGDNFRAFTEGTGYVDTGLLDYEAWVDYIADNSPLAPSYAKQAVQVSGVPETVEPGAQVQFAVAGLNLTSRGAPENTTLTVALGDTVLGEVPVTAGAATVAVTLPAGLPAGAATLTLTAQPSGTVVSVPLDVAPAVVQAKTSTQLIPLLPVHINRFLPTTLLAYVQQDGARANGVVEFREGGADGALVGTATVRSGLASLRLGNLSRGIHTYTAVFVPSDAATVAGSASAPVKVRVIG encoded by the coding sequence CCGATTCCGCGCGCCGGGCGCTGCGGCGGCCGCTGGCCGCCCTCACCGTGGCCGCGACCGTCGCCGCAGGCATCGCCTTCGCGCCTGCCGCGCACGCTGCCGTGAGCGTCGACGCCCCCGTCGTCATCGCGGAGGTGTACGGCGGCGGCGGCAACTCCGGTGGCGCGTACCAGCGGGACTTCATCGAGCTCGCCAACCGTTCCGGTGCGGCGGTGGACCTCTCCGGCTACAGCGTGCAGTACGCCTCGGCCACCGGCGGCACCTGGCAGGTCACGGCCCTCACCGGACAGGTGCTTCCCGCCGGCGGCCGGCTGCTGATCGGCCAGGCCACCGGAACCGACACGACCCAGCCGGCGTTCGAAGCCGACGTCAACGGATCCATCCCCCTCAGCGGCAGCCAGGGCAAGGTCGCCCTGGTGTCCTCCCTCACCCCGCTCTCCGGCGCGAACAGCCTGGTCGATCTCCCCCAGGTCGTCGACTTCGTCGGCTGGGGCGGCGCCACGCACTTCGCCGGCAGCGCAGCCGCACCGGGAACCACGAACGCGCAGAGCGTGAGCCGCGACGAAGCGGCCACCCACACCGCGGACAACGCCGCGGACTTCGCCGCAGGTGCGCCGACCCCGCAGGGACTCGGCACCGGCGGCGGCGACCCGGAGCCCGAGCCGGAGCCGGAGCCGGAGCCCACCGTCGTCGCGATCGCAGACATCCAGGGAGCGCAGGCGGAGTCCCCGCTCGTCGGCCGCACCGTCACGACGACGGGCGTGGTCACCGCGCACTACCCGACCGGCGGTTTCGGCGGCTACGTCATCCAGACCCCGGGAACCGGCGGTGCCCTCGACCTCGCCTCCCACAGGGCATCCGACGCCGTCTTCGTCCGCGCACCCGAGGCCGTGTCGGAGGTCGCCCTCGGCGACACCGTCGACGTCACCGGCGTCGTCGGCGAGTACCAGGGCCTCACCCAGCTGAGCGTCTCCCCCGGTGACGCGGCCGTGGTGGCTCCTGCCGCCCCGCCCGTGCCCGCCACCGTCGGCTGGCCCGCCGACCCCGCCCAGCGCGAGGCGCTCGAGTCGATGCTGGTCGCCCCGCAGGGACCGTTCACGGTCACCAACACGTACTCGACCAACCAGTACGGAGAGGTGGGGCTCGCCGCCGGCGACGCCCCGCTGCGCCAGCCGACCGACGTCGCCCGCCCCGGCAGCCCCGAGGCCGCCGCCATCGCCGCCGACAACGCCGCGCGCGCCGTCACACTCGACGACGGCACGAGCATCAACTTCCTGAGCGCCGCCAACAGCGCACTGACCCCCGCCTACGTCTCGCTCGGCGAGCCGATCGTCGTGGGCGGAGGCGTGGAGTTCAGCGAGCCGGTCATCGTCGACTTCCGCAACGGCTCCTGGAAGCTCAACCCCATCGTGCCGCTGACGGCCGACGGCTCCGGGGCCGACGGGATCCTCTTCACCAGCCCTCGCACCGCGGCGCCGGAAGACGTGGGGGGCGACCTGTCGATCGCGTCGTTCAACGTGCTCAACTACTTCACCACCCTCGGCACCGACACCCCCTCGTGCGTCGCCTACACCGACCGCTTCGGCGACGGCGTGACGGTGCGCCAGGGCTGCGATCAGCGCGGCGCGTGGGACGCACAGGACCTGCAGCGCCAGCAGGACAAGATCGTCGCGGCGATCGAGCAGCTCGATGCCGACGTCGTGGGCCTCATGGAGATCGAGAACTCCGCCGCCCTCGGCGAAGAGGCCGACGAAGCCACTGCGACCCTCGTGGACGCGCTCAACGCCGCGTCGGAGCAGGAGAAGTGGGCGTACATCGCGTCCTCCGAGGACCTGCCCGACCTGTCGCAGCAGGATGTCATCACCAACGCGATCATCTACCAGCCCGCGGCCGTCTCACCCGTGGGCGCTGCGATGGCGCTGGGCGACCAGAGCGGCGCGGACCAGGCGTTCGGCAACGCCCGTGAGCCCATCGCGCAGGTGTTCGAGCCCTCCGACGGCGGCGAGCCGTTCCTGTTCGTCGTGAACCACTTCAAGTCCAAGGGCTCCCCCGGTCCGTGGCCGGGCGACGCCGACACCGGCGACGGACAGGGCGCATCGAACGAATCCCGCGTGCGCCAGGCGACCGCGCTGCGCGACTGGGTCGCCGACGTGCAGGGCGACGTGGATGCCGTCGCGCTCGTGGGCGATTTCAACTCCTACGGCGCGGAGGACCCGCTGCAGGTGCTGTACGAGGCCGGTTTCGCCGGCGCAGAGGCCGCGTTCGACGTGGCCACGCAGTCCTACAGCTTCTCCGGTCTGTCCGGCTCGCTCGATCATGTGCTGCTCAACGACGCCGCTCTCGGCCGCGCCACCGGCGCGGACATCTGGAACATCAACTCCGGCGAAGCCCTCGCCCTGGAGTACAGCCGGTTCCGCTCCCACGGCACCGAGTTCTACGCGCCCGACGTCTACCGCTCCAGCGACCACGACCCGATCAAGGTGGGTCTGAGCGCCGAGGCGGCCCCGACGGTGCTGACGCTGCTCGGGATCAACGACTTCCACGGCCGCATCGACGCCAACACGGTGAAGTTCGCCGGCACCGTCGAGCAGCTGCGCGAGGGCGCGGCCGGTGACGTGCTGTTCCTCTCGGCGGGCGACAACATCGGCGCATCGCTGTTCGCCTCCTCTGTGGCCCGCGATCAGCCGACCATCGACGTGCTGAACGCGCTCGACCTGGCATCCAGCGCCGTCGGCAACCACGAGTTCGACCGCGGTTACGACGACCTCGCCGGTCGCGTCAGCGACGCCTTCGACGCGCCGCAGCTGGGCGCGAACGTCTACCTGGTGGGCACCGACACCCCGGCCCTGCCGGAGTACTCGCTGCACGAGCTCGACGGGCTCACGGTCGGCGTCATCGGCACCGTGACCGAGGAGACCGCGGCGCTGGTCTCCCCCGCCGGCATCGCCGACCTCGAATTCGGTGACCCCGTCGAGGCGGTCAACCGCGTCGCCGCCGAGCTGAGCGACGGCGACCCCGCCAACGGCGAGGCCGACGTACTCGTGGCGCTGTACCACGAGGGTGCCGGCGCGGGCACTCCCGAGGGCGCGACCCTCGAAGAGGAACTCGCCGGCGGCGGCGCCTTCGCCTCGATCGTGAACGACACCGCCGCTGAGGTCGACGCGATCTTCACCGGTCACACGCACAAGGAGTACGCGTGGTCGGCCGCCATCCCCGGCACCGATCGCACGCGCCCCATCGTGCAGACAGGTTCGTACGGTGCACGCATCGGCGCGATCACCCTCACGGTCGACGCCGAGACCGGCGAGGTCGCTGCGCACACCGAGCGCAACGTCGAGCGGACCACCACCGACGACGCCACCCTGATCGCGCAGTACCCGCGTGTGGCGGAGGTCGCCGAGATCACCCGCGCGGCCCTGGCGGCCGCCGCCGAGATCGGCAACACGGGCGTCGGCGAGGTCGCAGCCGACATCACCACCGCGTTCTCCGGCGGATCGTTCGTCGACGGCGTGTGGACCGGCGGCACCCGCGATGACCGGGCATCGGAATCGACGCTCGGCAACACCGTCGCGAACATGCTGCGCGACTCGCTCGCCGACCTGCCGAACGGCGCCGTCATCGGCGTCACCAACCCGGGCGGGCTGCGGGCGGACCTCTGGGACACGCAGGCGGAGTTCGGTGCCGCCGCGGTTCCGGGACTGCCCGACGGCACGGTGTCGTTCTCGCAGGCCAACGCGGTGCTGCCGTTCAACAACACGCTGGGTCTGGTGACACTGACGGGCGAGCAGTTCATCACGATGCTCGAGCAGCAGTGGCAGCGCGACGCCGACAACGAGATCCCTTCGCGCCCGTACCTGCAGCTGGGTCTCTCGGACAACGTGTCGTACACCTTCGACCCCGCCCTTCCCGAAGGAGAGCGCATCACCTCGGTGACGGTCGACGGTCAGCCCATCGATCCTGCGGCCGAGTACCGCATCGGCACGTTCTCGTTCCTGGCCAGCGGCGGTGACAACTTCCGGGCCTTCACAGAGGGCACCGGCTACGTCGACACCGGCCTGCTCGACTACGAGGCGTGGGTCGACTACATCGCCGACAACTCGCCGCTCGCGCCCTCGTACGCCAAGCAGGCAGTGCAGGTCAGCGGGGTGCCCGAGACGGTCGAGCCCGGTGCTCAGGTGCAGTTCGCCGTCGCGGGGCTCAACCTCACCAGCCGCGGCGCCCCCGAGAACACCACGCTGACGGTCGCGCTCGGCGACACGGTGCTGGGCGAGGTGCCGGTCACCGCGGGAGCCGCGACGGTCGCCGTCACCCTGCCCGCGGGCCTTCCCGCAGGCGCGGCGACGCTGACCCTCACCGCGCAGCCCTCCGGCACCGTCGTGAGCGTCCCGCTGGACGTGGCACCCGCCGTCGTCCAGGCGAAGACGTCGACGCAGCTCATCCCGCTGCTGCCGGTGCACATCAACCGGTTCCTGCCCACGACGCTGCTGGCGTACGTGCAGCAGGACGGCGCGCGCGCGAACGGCGTCGTCGAGTTCCGCGAGGGCGGCGCAGACGGCGCGCTCGTGGGCACAGCCACGGTGCGCAGCGGGCTGGCGAGCCTGCGTCTGGGGAACCTCAGCCGCGGCATCCACACCTATACGGCGGTGTTCGTCCCCTCCGACGCCGCAACGGTCGCCGGCTCTGCCAGCGCTCCGGTCAAGGTGCGGGTGATCGGCTGA